The genomic stretch ACGCTGGACGTCGCGGCGGCGGCCTCCCAGCTCGGCATCGGGCCGCGCTTCTTCCCGATGCTGGTCGGCGGGGCCATGGTGCTCGTCGGCCTGTTCTACGTGATCGACGTGCTGCGGGGCGGGCACGGCGACCCCGAGGAGAGCGAGGACGTGGACGCGGACGCGCCCGCGGACTGGCGCAGCGTGGGATTGGTCAGCGGGATCTTCCTGGCGTTCGCGGCGCTGCTGAACGTGCTGGGCTGGATCATCGGCGCGAGCCTGCTGTTCTTCGGCTTGTCGGTGGCGCTCGGCGCCGAGCACAAGGTGCGCGCGGCCGTGGTCGCGGCCGTCATGGGGATCGCCACGTACCTGCTGTTCGTCAAGGGCCTCGGCGTCACGCTGCCGGGCGGCCCGCTGCAGGGAGTGATCTAGGTGGACTCACTGCAGCTCCTGCTCGACGGCTTCGCCGCGGCGCTCACCCCGACCAATCTGCTGTACGCGTTCATCGGCGTCACGCTCGGCACCCTCGTCGGTGTGCTGCCCGGCATCGGGCCCGCGATGACCGTGGCCCTGCTGCTGCCGATCACGTTCACGGTGCCGCCCGCC from Nonomuraea polychroma encodes the following:
- a CDS encoding tripartite tricarboxylate transporter TctB family protein; its protein translation is MARWWRPELGLAVVVLGLGVFVLVGTLDVAAAASQLGIGPRFFPMLVGGAMVLVGLFYVIDVLRGGHGDPEESEDVDADAPADWRSVGLVSGIFLAFAALLNVLGWIIGASLLFFGLSVALGAEHKVRAAVVAAVMGIATYLLFVKGLGVTLPGGPLQGVI